Proteins encoded by one window of Myxocyprinus asiaticus isolate MX2 ecotype Aquarium Trade chromosome 35, UBuf_Myxa_2, whole genome shotgun sequence:
- the klhdc7a gene encoding kelch domain-containing protein 7A codes for MPIAELLGVQFDMQLLGKLTLSVATMLFVSFVFKFYHTRAQNRRRGSRSRRGVQASRGSYSTCKTEQEPQSKAAKEESERENNFQQSSEKPLQETFKNVNAANERSQPIETMDLDSCTKEETAEKSNIKEDVGTEVDNEKNLGNKAKLTLSLQPPAPDVPEKGQVSLSGRRSPCLIKKLDGGIGVGRELRQDLGHQGMFSSFQSKAEIKVENADLILDGSGNCRPGVHGKIYDYYVESSSHFISDLSPTQSVSPVYGQTEGNTLFKSQSLDLSHFKERSRTPSPQPSSCTMRDLEIYSQITNKPPVRSSRQVIIRQDSYLTAADSELLIPFPTQRTLTPRSCSPKLSDRPSTPLDSGTANMDECEEPQVENVAGAKFLHFPENMGNAELESLAGKLDLGNCLEALALAKKHGHIALQQAALRVMSDNYLQVLRDPALFGRLRAGEREHIQTLRMKGRKWLMVADMESQDWSRCPSRSTDLESVKTSSEMYYYDDYKDSWHLQSHIPQEVLSKGCAMCTMDNYLFIAVGFTGPDREATPSKKVYCYNPVTSIWSEISPMNEARPHCKLVALQGHLYAIGGECRSTVERYDPRSNRWSFVAPLPNETFAVAHRATACNGELFVAGGTLRYTLLRYNPKTNTWRESMIMGSKDRTTEMVAVRNFLYHFDVSPHGISVYRYHAVARLWYECSSIRLPHCTAFQCVAMDNIIYCVNRQFTLRFLADEVSPSFVAQDLKVLSPAKGILFPFVLVLPDRTTLQTCV; via the coding sequence ATGCCAATAGCAGAACTGCTGGGAGTGCAGTTTGACATGCAGCTGCTGGGCAAACTGACCCTGTCAGTGGCCACCATGCTATTTGTCTCCTTTGTTTTCAAATTCTATCACACCAGGGCCCAAAACAGACGGCGGGGTAGTAGAAGTAGAAGGGGTGTACAAGCATCCCGAGGAAGCTACAGCACCTGCAAGACTGAACAAGAACCACAGAGTAAAGCTGCCAAGGAGGAGTCTGAGAGGGAGAATAATTTTCAACAATCTTCCGAGAAGCCTTTGCAAGAaacctttaaaaatgtcaatgctGCAAATGAGAGAAGCCAGCCTATTGAAACTATGGACTTGGACAGTTGTACAAAGGAAGAAACAGCAgagaaaagcaacataaaagaggATGTGGGCACAGAAGTGGATAATGAAAAGAATTTGGGAAATAAAGCCAAGCTGACGTTGTCCTTACAACCCCCTGCCCCTGATGTACCTGAAAAAGGTCAAGTCAGTTTAAGTGGACGACGATCGCCATGCCTGATAAAGAAGCTGGATGGTGGTATAGGTGTTGGGAGGGAGCTAAGGCAGGACCTTGGTCATCAAGGCATGTTCTCCAGTTTTCAGTCAAAGGCAGAAATCAAAGTAGAGAATGCGGACCTCATCTTGGATGGCTCAGGAAATTGCAGACCAGGAGTTCATGGAAAGATCTATGATTACTATGTAGAGTCCTCCTCACATTTCATCTCAGATTTAAGCCCTACCCAGTCTGTCAGTCCAGTCTATGGTCAAACTGAAGGCAACACTTTGTTTAAATCCCAATCTCTGGATTTGTCTCATTTTAAGGAACGCTCACGGACACCAAGTCCACAACCTTCCAGTTGTACTATGAGAGATCTTGAAATTTATTCACAAATTACTAACAAGCCTCCTGTTAGATCCAGCAGACAAGTAATCATCCGCCAGGACAGCTATCTAACCGCTGCAGACTCCGAGCTTCTGATCCCCTTCCCCACACAGAGGACTTTAACACCTCGTAGCTGTTCTCCAAAACTCAGTGACAGACCTTCAACCCCGTTAGATTCTGGTACAGCAAACATGGATGAATGTGAAGAACCACAGGTGGAAAATGTTGCCGGGGCAAAATTCTTACACTTTCCAGAGAACATGGGTAATGCAGAACTCGAGAGTCTAGCAGGAAAGCTTGATCTAGGCAACTGCTTGGAGGCTTTAGCGCTTGCTAAAAAACATGGTCACATTGCCCTTCAGCAGGCTGCTCTCCGTGTCATGTCTGATAATTACCTCCAGGTCCTGAGAGACCCAGCCCTTTTCGGCAGACTAAGAGCAGGGGAGCGTGAGCACATCCAAACACTGCGCATGAAAGGAAGGAAGTGGTTAATGGTTGCGGATATGGAGTCCCAAGACTGGAGTAGATGTCCATCACGGTCTACAGATCTGGAGTCAGTTAAGACATCCAGTGAAATGTATTACTATGATGATTATAAGGACAGTTGGCACCTTCAAAGCCACATTCCCCAGGAAGTGCTATCTAAAGGTTGTGCCATGTGCACTATGGATAATTATCTGTTTATTGCCGTGGGCTTCACAGGGCCCGACCGTGAAGCGACCCCTTCGAAGAAAGTGTACTGTTATAATCCAGTGACTTCGATTTGGAGTGAAATAAGCCCCATGAATGAGGCAAGGCCTCACTGCAAACTTGTGGCTCTACAGGGCCATCTTTATGCCATTGGAGGAGAATGTCGATCAACAGTTGAGCGCTATGACCCTAGGTCTAACAGATGGTCTTTTGTAGCACCACTTCCAAATGAGACTTTCGCTGTAGCCCACCGTGCCACGGCTTGCAATGGCGAACTGTTTGTAGCAGGGGGCACACTGAGGTACACGCTCTTACGCTACAATCCCAAGACCAACACGTGGCGAGAGAGCATGATCATGGGCAGTAAGGACAGAACCACGGAAATGGTGGCGGTGAGAAACTTCCTGTACCACTTTGACGTCAGTCCTCATGGCATCAGTGTGTATCGCTATCATGCAGTGGCTCGGTTGTGGTACGAATGCTCCTCAATACGCCTTCCCCACTGCACTGCCTTTCAGTGCGTGGCCATGGACAACATTATCTACTGCGTGAACCGACAATTCACCTTGAGGTTTCTTGCAGATGAGGTATCTCCCAGCTTTGTCGCTCAGGATTTGAAAGTGCTCTCCCCGGCGAAGGgcattttgtttccttttgtcctTGTGCTGCCCGACAGGACTACTCTACAAACCTGTGTTTAA